A genomic window from Fusarium oxysporum Fo47 chromosome VIII, complete sequence includes:
- a CDS encoding fido domain-containing protein: MALLQDNATCHSTTMQTHPLLVTMDKSSYVRRRPEDDPKHLYELFRELSFERTIDPDKMQRHVLDCIYRLVHGSNNIEDVSFNLNTTIELCQAIFEGSGSDPRDLLVLDAEIYREVGQHLKAAQYLVCQTTKSDLSEDIIKEAHRILTNKFNQTEGTYDTEYGGKYRTSPLQATSRPYMDPNKIPAAMEKMIASYRADLVAAGIKGELDPVALAAKYSHIFLSIHPFHTANGQMSRLILNAILFKWAGCLAPFGQDEEECAEYLSIVVEAMDLETFEAESCHGVSGDCRPKLYKKLASYILKHAAAGMLLVYEPLQLDG; the protein is encoded by the coding sequence ATGGCTCTTCTACAAGACAACGCCACATGCCACTCAACGACCATGCAAACACACCCTCTATTGGTCACCATGGACAAGAGTTCTTATGTCAGAAGGAGGCCAGAAGATGACCCCAAGCATCTGTATGAACTCTTCCGCGAACTCTCATTCGAAAGAACTATTGATCCGGACAAGATGCAACGACACGTCCTAGACTGCATCTATCGCCTTGTCCATGGCTCCAACAATATCGAAGATGTCAGTTTCAACTTGAATACCACAATCGAGCTTTGTCAAGCCATTTTTGAAGGCTCGGGTAGTGATCCGCGTGACCTCTTGGTTCTCGACGCGGAAATCTATCGAGAGGTGGGACAGCATCTCAAGGCTGCTCAGTATCTCGTCTGCCAAACCACGAAGAGCGATCTGTCCGAGGATATTATCAAGGAAGCGCACCGCATCTTGACAAATAAGTTCAATCAGACGGAAGGCACATACGATACCGAGTACGGCGGTAAATATCGCACATCTCCCCTACAGGCAACTTCCCGTCCCTACATGGACCCCAACAAGATTCCCGCTgcgatggagaagatgatagCCAGCTACCGAGCTGATCTCGTGGCTGCTGGAATAAAAGGAGAGCTTGATCCCGTGGCGCTTGCAGCAAAATACAGTCACATTTTCCTCAGTATTCATCCATTTCATACCGCCAACGGTCAAATGAGTCGCCTTATACTCAACGCCATACTCTTCAAGTGGGCAGGATGTCTTGCTCCTTTTGGtcaggatgaggaggagtgTGCAGAGTATCTTtccattgttgttgaagcGATGGATCTGGAAACctttgaggctgagagtTGTCATGGAGTGTCTGGTGACTGCAGACCGAAACTTTATAAGAAGTTGGCTTCCTATATTCTGAAGCATGCGGCGGCGGGTATGTTGCTGGTTTACGAGCCTCTGCAGTTGGATGGGTAA
- a CDS encoding uncharacterized protein (of unknown function-domain containing protein): protein MATDTPKLLWNPDNVKDVAESVGISSLNEEALKCLTQDVEYRVGQVIVESLRFMRAARRTTLTVNDISLALKALDVEPLYGYDSTRPLRYGEASLGPGQPLFYIEDEEVDFEKLINAPLPKVPRDMGFTAHWLAIEGVQPSIPQNPTTSESRSQELLPKGPGANPALSALAGNDNVSMKPSVKHIVSKELILYFDKIQAAVLDDNPDEEVVRLRQAALGSVRDDPGLHQLIPYFITFIMDRVTHHLDDTFTLKQMMELTNALIENKSLFLDPYASPLSAPALTCLMARKLGTDEGTDALKEQYDLRQLAASLVGRIARKYSASNTLLRPKLTRTCLKYFLDPTKPPAVLYGAIHGLLEAGGPEAIRVLVLRNLQTFDSGILQPLKEKAEGTMDYEMLVQGIVQAVASLADHVESDANGVNGTANVETEISELKDFIGPIIGEKIASSGNRRLIRTILDARFLD from the exons ATGGCTACCGATACCCCCAAACTGCTCTGGAATCCTGATAATGTCAAGGATGTCGCAGAGTCGGTTGGCATCAGCTCTCTCAACGAAGAGGCGCTCAAGTGCTTGACACAGGATGTCGAATACCGAGTCGGCCAGGTCATCGTGGAGTCTCTGCGCTTCATGCGTGCCGCCCGCAGAACAACCCTTACCGTCAACGATATCTCCCTCGCGCTCAAGGCGCTCGACGTTGAGCCCCTCTACGGCTACGATTCTACGCGTCCGCTACGATACGGCGAGGCCAGCCTTGGACCTGGCCAGCCTCTATTCTacattgaggatgaggaggtcgATTTTGAAAAGCTCATCAATGCGCCTCTGCCTAAGGTGCCGCGCGACATGGGTTTTACAG CGCACTGGCTCGCCATCGAAGGTGTCCAGCCTTCCATCCCTCAGAACCCCACGACTTCCGAATCTCGATCGCAGGAGCTCCTCCCCAAGGGACCTGGTGCGAACCCTGCCTTGTCCGCCTTGGCAGGCAATGACAATGTCTCCATGAAACCATCTGTTAAGCACATTGTGAGCAAGGAGCTCATACTCTACTTTGATAAAATCCAGGCTGCTGTTCTCGACGACAATCCTGACGAAGAAGTGGTACGCCTACGGCAAGCCGCTCTCGGTTCCGTGAGAGACGACCCTGGTCTTCACCAGCTCATCCCATACttcatcaccttcatcatggacCGAGTAACACACCATCTCGATGACACCTTCACTCTGAAGcagatgatggagttgacgAATGCTCTCATCGAGAACAAGAGCCTTTTCCTGGATCCCTACGCCAGCCCCCTCTCAGCCCCCGCTCTTACTTGTCTGATGGCGAGAAAATTGGGCACTGATGAGGGGACAGATGCTCTCAAGGAGCAGTATGATCTTCGACAGCTGGCTGCATCTCTGGTTGGACGAATTGCGCGCAAATACTCGGCTTCCAACACACTCCTACGGCCCAAGTTGACGAGGACATGCCTCAAATACTTTCTCGACCCTACCAAACCCCCTGCGGTTCTCTACGGTGCCATCCACGGCTTGTTGGAAGCAGGGGGTCCAGAGGCAATCCGCGTGCTGGTGCTACGTAACTTGCAGACTTTTGACTCGGGGATCCTACAGCCTCTGAAGGAAAAGGCAGAGGGTACAATGGACTACGAGATGCTGGTTCAGGGCATAGTACAAGCTGTGGCTTCGCTGGCAGATCATGTTGAATCAGACGCCAATGGAGTCAATGGTACAGCAAACGTTGAGACAGAGATATCCGAACTGAAGGACTTTATCGGGCCCATCATTGGGGAAAAGATTGCCTCTTCCGGTAATCGGAGATTGATCAGGACAATCCTGGATGCTCGATTCTTGGATTAG
- a CDS encoding uncharacterized protein (expressed protein), which produces MFTAVGSQMPINPYITPSSSPAPKPSAKPTNIRISQTSMFLSITIKMASPTATLDASTQHYHGNPSRSDKIAIIGLTVGMAVLFLLFIVPCCCLQYLAHRQQKKEQRKEVQERATRAARLNEAAGNGSTAEQV; this is translated from the coding sequence ATGTTCACTGCTGTCGGCTCACAAATGCCCATAAACCCTTATATAACtccatcctcctcaccaGCCCCCAAACCATCTGCCAAGCCTACAAACATCAGAATCTCACAAACAAGTATGTTCCTATCCATCACAATAAAAATGGCCTCCCCCACTGCAACACTCGATGCCTCAACACAGCACTATCACGGCAATCCCAGCCGCTCTGACAAGATAGCCATCATTGGTTTGACAGTCGGCATGGCGGTTCTATTTCTCCTCTTTATTGTTCCGTGCTGTTGTCTGCAGTATCTGGCCCATcggcagcagaagaaggagcaGAGAAAAGAGGTTCAGGAGCGTGCTACAAGAGCGGCGAGACTCAATGAGGCCGCTGGTAATGGGTCAACTGCGGAACAGGTTTAG
- a CDS encoding uncharacterized protein (expressed protein), with the protein MTNTIHRRMSDRSVIIAIAISCTAVVVIFLAAVLFCSWRSRPKSPTGTRGREHDDSDANSDIELDAMPDGALNHPLVRGSNGAGHVYPVFELPRERHAHAQN; encoded by the coding sequence ATGACCAACACCATCCACCGCCGCATGAGCGACAGAAGcgtcatcatcgccatcgccatcagctGCACAGCCGTCGttgtcatcttcctcgcAGCAGTTCTCTTCTGCAGCTGGCGTTCTCGTCCCAAATCACCTACTGGTACCCGCGGCCGTGAGCATGACGATTCTGATGCCAACTCTGACATCGAACTGGATGCCATGCCTGATGGTGCTTTAAACCATCCTCTTGTGCGTGGGAGCAATGGTGCGGGACACGTTTATCCGGTTTTTGAATTGCCTCGTGAGCgtcatgctcatgctcagAACTGA
- a CDS encoding fungal-specific transcription factor domain-containing protein: MSSNITHGTGSVSHKNPRVLACVLCQHRKIKCDRNTPCSNCIKANVTCTPSTPAPARKRRRPNQDLQERLARCEQLLKQYADGSVPSPSAVGHSPATNGTAPDTYPATPTNIDGQSKWKPTGKMVKEEGGVRFMDSYLWANIHDELQAMREIVDTDDPEEASVMGSEDLSPDYNIDLLIPADTATRSCEELQPEPVHIFRLWQLFVDRVNPLTKIIHVPSVQPFALEMATDINKIPLNYQALLFAIFTMATVSLTEAECLQMLGTSRDEALRRYTIGTKVALTKFNFLKNYDMVALQALLLYLLSLQNRYDRHAAWILSGMVVRIAQKMGYHRDGDYLGLNAFETEMRRRMWWQIILQDAKNALVSGLSHSLLPSSWDTKMPQNVNDADLFPGSIEPVLPREGPTEMAFCLIGYQIAKFLVNAESLHGTPGLEAAVMGHDFEGQDPAILPSIQQYRDLVDNLEQNLLEVEARYIDPTAGNVHIAALSIRPMICSKMREILVPMKEQPEWGTEILDKKDNLFKIVLMNNEHSTDAYGVMDQTGFLWFLKFHFQIDIFTVMTKQLCQRPTGSLADRAWNMVQKIYHYHTELLDISQKTYYIQAQTVLKAWKNREQAFRAAGQPLETPNFIYRLRDVVKSENRTSEPSPQQPVAHPPQNSHQMTDLDPFLGNYLDVSTLNWDLWGTMNQPPQQQQSQMPVSLFGNFPMGNMG, translated from the exons ATGTCAAGCAATATTACTCACGGGACGGGCTCTGTGTCGCACAAGAACCCTCGTGTCTTGGCCTGCGTCTTGTGTCAGCATCGCAAGATCAAATGCGATCGTAACACGCCCTGTTCAAACTGCATCAAG GCAAATGTTACCTGTACTCCAAGCACTCCCGCTCCAGCAAGGAAGCGCCGGAGACCCAATCAGGACCTTCAGGAAAGACTTGCACGATGTGAGCAGTTGCTAAAACAATATGCCGATGGTTCTGTACCATCTCCTTCTGCTGTTGGTCATTCGCCTGCTACAAATGGGACCGCACCAGATACTTATCCTGCGACACCTACCAACATCGATGGCCAGTCCAAGTGGAAACCAACGGGAaagatggtcaaggaagaAGGTGGAGTGCGATTCATGGACAGTTATCTCTGGGCTAATATCCACGATGAG CTCCAAGCCATGAGAGAAATTGTCGACACCGATGATCCAGAAGAAGCCAGTGTCATGGGCTCTGAAGATCTGAGCCCAGATTACAATATCGATCTTCTGATACCAGCCGATACAGCTACCAGATCCTGCGAGGAACTTCAGCCTGAGCCAGTTCACATCTTTAGACTCTGGCAGTTATTTGTCGATCGCGTCAATCCTCTGACCAAGATCATCCATGTTCCATCTGTGCAGCCATTTGCCTTGGAGATGGCTAccgatatcaacaagatccCACTCAACTACCAGGCTCTCTTATtcgccatcttcaccatGGCCACAGTATCCCTCACCGAGGCTGAGTGTCTTCAGATGCTGGGAACGTCTCGGGATGAAGCTCTTCGGCGGTATACCATTGGAACCAAAGTGGCACTTACAAAGTTTAACTTTCTCAAAAACTACGACATGGTGGCTCTGCAGGCATTGCTGCTATACTTG TTATCTCTTCAGAACCGATATGATCGACATGCGGCCTGGATTCTCAGTGGAATGGTCGTGCGTATCGCGCAAAAGATGGGCTACCACCGTGACGGCGACTACCTGGGACTGAACGCCTTTGAGACCGAAATGCGACGACGTATGTGGTGGCAGATCATCCTCCAAGATGCCAAGAACGCTCTAGTTTCTGGCTTGAGCCACTCGCTTCTTCCAAGCAGCTGGGACACCAAGATGCCACAAAACGTAAACGATGCCGACCTTTTCCCAGGATCAATCGAACCCGTTCTACCCCGCGAGGGTCCAACAGAAATGGCTTTCTGTCTAATCGGCTACCAAATCGCCAAATTCCTCGTCAACGCCGAATCACTCCACGGAACCCCCGGATTAGAAGCTGCCGTCATGGGACACGACTTTGAAGGCCAGGATCCTGCAATTCTACCGAGCATCCAACAGTACCGAGATTTGGTGGACAATTTGGAACAGAATTTGCTGGAGGTTGAGGCCCGTTACATCGACCCAACAGCAGGAAACGTACACATTGCCGCCCTCAGCATTCGTCCGATGATCTGCAGCAAGATGAGAGAGATACTAGTCCCCATGAAGGAGCAGCCAGAATGGGGAACAGAAATTCTCGACAAGAAGGATAACCTCTTCAAGATTGTGTTGATGAACAATGAGCACAGCACCGATGCTTATGGCGTGATGGACCAAACTGGTTTCCTCTGGTTCCTCAAATTTCATTTCCAGATTGATATCTTTACAGTCATGACCAAGCAGCTCTGCCAGCGACCAACTGGTTCCCTCGCCGACCGCGCATGGAACATGGTTCAGAAGATTTACCACTACCACACCGAACTCCTCGACATTTCCCAAAAGACATACTACATCCAAGCCCAAACAGTACTGAAAGCTTGGAAGAACCGAGAACAAGCCTTCAGAGCAGCTGGACAGCCCCTCGAGACACCAAACTTTATCTATCGCCTACGAGACGTCGTCAAGAGCGAGAACCGAACTTCAGAACCTTCGCCACAACAACCTGTCGCCCATCCTCCGCAAAATTCACATCAAATGACTGATCTTGATCCGTTCTTGGGTAATTATCTGGATGTCTCGACGCTGAATTGGGATTTATGGGGGACCATGAACCAACCgccacagcagcagcagagtcAGATGCCTGTTTCGTTATTTGGCAATTTCCCAATGGGCAACATGGGTTAG
- a CDS encoding IPP transferase-domain-containing protein has protein sequence MSRKPPAEPLVVVLGSTGTGKSDLAVELATRLNGEIINADAMQLYNGLPIITNKITVEEQRGIPHHLLGHISLDEQPWDVDDFKREATRTIREIRGRGRLPILVGGSQYYVDPILFKEVILDDIDLDMSKSFPILQESGEVMLHELRKVDPVMADQWHPKDRRKIQRSLEIYLRSGKRASEYYAEQQARKEAAQQDANKQPWENLLFWVYSERDVLRDRLDKRVDKMQTSGLMDEVRELYEFKHKKEVEGQRLDMTKGIWQSIGYKQFEPYLSAVDEGREAAELEKLKSAGLEEMKSATRRYAVYQTRWIRLKQIPRIREIGPEAMNNMYLLDSTDVSEYGQNVVEPAIELTEQFLKGEERPLPTEISSLAKEVLTQVGNPPPKATPCKRTCEVCHTVLMTEEAWKQHLKSSTHRRVVRKKARTSLVPVEKVPKDKDEGDSGPELGSMFSE, from the exons ATGTCTAGAAAACCTCCAGCAGAACCCCTGGTGGTTGTGCTAGGATCAACGGGCACGGGCAAGTCAGAT TTGGCTGTTGAACTCGCAACTCGGTTGAATGGTGAAATCATCAATGCCGATGCTATGCAGTTGTATAATGGACTGccaatcatcaccaacaaaaTCACTGTTGAAGAACAGCGTGGtattcctcatcatcttcttggaCATATTTCTTTGGATGAGCAACCatgggatgttgatgatttCAAGAGGGAAGCGACTCGAACAATACGGGAGATTCGCGGTCGAGGACGATTGCCCATCCTCGTCGGTGGTTCACAGTATTACGTCGACCCTATACTCTTCAAAGAGGTTATTCTAGATGACATAGACCTGGATATGTCCAAGTCATTTCCAATTCTGCAAGAGTCAGGCGAAGTTATGCTCCACGAGTTACGAAAGGTTGACCCTGTCATGGCCGATCAATGGCACCCCAAGGATCGTCGCAAGATTCAGCGATCCCTGGAGATTTACCTCAGGAGCGGCAAGAGAGCATCCGAATACTATGCTGAGCAACAAGCTAGAAAAGAAGCGGCACAGCAAGACGCCAACAAACAGCCCTGGGAGAATCTGCTGTTCTGGGTCTACTCGGAACGAGATGTCCTGCGAGATCGTCTCGATAAGCGAGTCGATAAGATGCAGACGAGTGGACTCATGGATGAAGTCCGAGAACTTTACGAATTTAAGCATAAAAAGGAAGTGGAAGGTCAACGGCTTGACATGACAAAGGGCATTTGGCAGTCAATTGGATATAAGCAATTCGAGCCATACCTGTCTGCTGTTGACGAGGGGCGAGAGGCTGCAGAGCTTGAGAAATTGAAGAGCGCAGGACTTGAAGAGATGAAGTCGGCAACGAGACGATACGCTGTCTACCAGACTCGCTGGATAAGACTGAAGCAGATTCCACGGATACGCGAGATTGGCCCAGAAGCTATGAACAACATGTATCTTCTGGACAGTACGGATGTTTCAGAATATGGGCAGAACGTCGTTGAGCCGGCGATCGAGTTGACGGAGCAGTTCCTGAAAGGCGAAGAACGTCCATTACCGACTGAGATATCGTCACTTGCTAAAGAGGTTCTCACACAAGTTGGCAACCCACCACCAAAAGCAACACCGTGTAAACGTACATGCGAAGTCTGTCATACGGTGTTAATGACAGAAGAAGCATGGAAGCAGCACTTGAAGAGTTCAACTCACCGACGAGTTGTTCGCAAGAAAGCTAGAACGTCTTTGGTTCCAGTGGAAAAAGTGCCCAAGGACAAAGATGAAGGAGACTCTGGGCCAGAGTTAGGGTCCATGTTTTCAGAGTGA
- a CDS encoding SecY subunit domain-containing protein, whose translation MSSLRFLDLVKPFVPFLPEVQQPETKIPFNQKLMWTALTLLIFLVMSQMPLYGIVSSDNSDPLYWLRMVIASNRGTLMELGITPIISSGMVFQLLAGTHMIDVNLDLKSDRELYQTAQKLLAFILSAGTATVYVFSGLYGPPSDLGAGIVFLLILQLVVAGMIVILLDELLQKGYGLGSGISLFIATNICESIMWKAFSPTTINTGRGPEFEGAVIALFHLLMTWPNKQRALQEAFYRQNLPNIMNLLATIAVFAAVIYLQGFRVEIPVKSSRQRGARGSYPVRLFYTSNMPIMLQSALSSNVFLISQMLYSRFSENLLVRLFGVWEAKDGSSQLHATSGLVYYMSPPQNMKEALLDPIHMSAYIVYMLGACALFSKTWIEVSGSSPRDVAKQLKDQGLVMAGHRDQSMYKELKRIIPTAAAFGGACIGALSVTSDLLGALGSGTGTLLAVTIIYGYFEIAAKEGDMAGMKGMIMG comes from the exons ATGAGTTCCC TACGATTCCTCGATCTGGTCAAACCGTTCGTGCCGTTCCTCCCTGAGGTTCAGCAGCCGGAGACCAAGATTCCCTTCAACCAGAAGCTCATGTGGACGGCCCTCaccctcctcatcttcctggtCATGAGCCAGATGCCTCTCTACGGTATCGTCTCCTCCGACAACTCGGATCCTCTATACTGGCTGCGAATGGTTATCGCGAGTAACCGTGGTACACTGATGGAATTGGGTATCACccccatcatctcctctgGCATGGTTTTCCAGCTCCTTGCTGGCACCCACATGATCGACGTCAACCTTGACCTCAAGTCCGACCGCGAGCTCTACCAGACCGCCCAGAAGCTTCTGGCCTTCATCCTCTCCGCCGGTACTGCTACTGTCTACGTCTTCTCCGGTCTCTATGGACCTCCCTCCGACCTCGGTGCTGGTATTGTCTTCCTCCTGATTCTCCAGCTTGTTGTTGCCGGCATGATTGTCATCCTCCTCGACGAGCTCCTCCAGAAGGGCTACGGTCTTGGCAGCGGTATCTCTCTGTTCATTGCCACCAACATCTGCGAGTCCATCATGTGGAAGGCTTTCTCCCccaccaccatcaacacTGGCCGTGGTCCCGAGTTTGAGGGTGCTGTCATTGCCCTCTTCCACCTCCTCATGACCTGGCCCAACAAGCAGCGAGCTCTCCAGGAGGCTTTCTACCGCCAGAACCTCCCCAACATCATGAACCTCCTTGCCACCATTGCCGTCTTCGCCGCTGTCATCTACCTCCAGGGTTTCCGCGTCGAGATCCCCGTCAAGTCTTCTCGCCAGCGTGGTGCTCGTGGATCTTACCCCGTCCGCCTGTTCTACACCTCCAACATGCCCATCATGCTGCAGTCCGCTCTTTCTTCCAACGTCTTCCTTATCAGCCAGATGCTCTACTCCCGCTTCTCTGAGAACCTCCTTGTCCGTCTCTTCGGTGTCTGGGAGGCTAAGGATGGTTCTTCTCAGCTCCACGCTACCTCAGGTCTCGTCTACTACATGTCTCCTCCCCAGAACATGAAGGAGGCTCTTCTCGACCCTATCCACATGAGTGCCTACATTGTCTACATGCTCGGTGCTTGcgctctcttctccaagaccTGGATTGAGGTTTCTGGCTCCAGCCCTCGTGATGTTgccaagcagctcaaggatCAGGGTCTCGTCATGGCCGGTCACCGTGATCAGTCCATGTACAAAGAGCTCAAGCGTATCATTCCTACTGCCGCTGCCTTTGGTGGTGCCTGCATTGGTGCGCTCTCTGTCACCAGTGACCTTTTGGGCGCTCTTGGTTCCGGTACTGGTACTCTCCTTGCTGTCAC TATCATCTACGGTTACTTCGAAATCGCCGCCAAGGAGGGTGACATGGCCGGTATGAAGGGCATGATTATGGGCTAA